The following nucleotide sequence is from Nitrospira sp..
ATCCCAATGAGCAGAATAATGCCGATCAGCGCGATGATGCTGAATTCCATACGAAACAACATGAGCGCCAGCAGCGCGCCCACCCCGGCGGACGGCAACGTCGAAAGAATGGTGAGCGGATGAATGTAACTTTCATACAAAATACCAAGCACGATATAGACGGTGATCAGGGCCGCGAGGATCAACAGTGGTTCATGTTCGAGGGAATTTTGGAAGGCCTGCGCCGCGCCCTGAAAACTTCCGCGGATACTGGCGGGAAGGCCCAATTCCTGCGTGACGTGCCGAATCGCCTCCACCGCCGCGCCAAGAGACCCATTCGGCGCAAGGTTAAAGGAGATTGTCACCGCAGGGAATTGCCCTTGCCGGCTGATGACGAGCGGCACAGTGATATCCGTCACTCGGGTGAACACGTTCAACGGCACGGATCCGCCAGTTCCACGCACCTCCAGAGCTTGCAGCGCTTCCGGGCCCTTCTGGAATTCCGGCATCACCTCCAGAATGACGCGATACTGATTCAACTGCGTAAACATCGTCGACACCTGCCGCTGGCCGAAGGCATCGTACAAGGTATCCGTGATGAGTTGCGGGGTGATGCCCATGCGTGAGGCGGTATTGCGGTCGATCTCGACGAGGGAAGCCAACCCCTGGTTCAGCTGATCGCTGCTGACATCGCGCAGTTCGGGTCGCAACTGCAGGCTGTCCAGGAGCTTCGGAGCCCAGCGACTCAACTCCTCCGGATCCGCATCTTCCAGCGTATATTGAAATTGCGTGCGGCTCACCCGGTCTTCCACGGTGAGGTCTTGCACCGGTTGCATATGCAAAGTGATGCCGTCCACGTCGGCCACGCGGGATTCCAGCCGTCTGATGATGTCGCCGGCGCCGCCCAGCCGTTCGCCCAGCGGCTTCAGGTTGATATACATCCGCCCGCTGTTGAGCGTCGTATTCGTTCCATCGACACCGATAAATGACGTGAGGCTTTCGACGGCCGGCTCCTCGAGGATGACGCGAGCCAGAGCTTGCTGCCGCTCGGCCATCGTGCCGAACGACACCGTTTGGGGGCCCTCCGTGATGCCGAGAATGACGCCGGTGTCTTGGAGTGGAAAGAATCCCTTGGGAATCAGCACAAACAGCGCGACGGTGACCAGCAATGTGGCGGCCGTCACGAGCAGCGTCGCCTGCTGACGCCGCAACACCCACTGCAGACTGTTTCCATATCCCGAGATGATGCGATCCAACATGCGCTGCGACGCCCGCGACAGCGGCCCCGGCTGCTCCTCCCGCCGCTCGCGCAACAGCCTGGCGCACATCATCGGGGTGAGCGTGAGCGACACGAGGGCAGAAATGAGAATCGTGATACTCAGGGTCACGGCAAATTCCCGGAACAGGCGTCCGACCACATCACCCATGAATAACAAGGGAATCAGTACCGCAATCAGGGACACCGTCAACGACAAGATGGTGAAGGCGATCTGCTTCGATCCCTTGAGAGCCGCCTGGAAGGGCGATTCTCCCCGTTCGATATAGCGCGCAATGTTCTCGATCATGACGATGGCATCGTCCACGACGAATCCGGTGGAGATCGTCAGCGCCATCAACGTCAGATTGTTGAGGCTGAACTCCATGAGGTACATGACGCCGAAGGTGCCGATCAGGGACAGCGGCACGGCCACGGCCGGGATCACCGTGGCTGGTAAGGTCCGAAGAAACAGAAAAATCACCAGGATCACGAGAGCCACCGCCAGCACCAATTCAACCTGCACATCGCGGACGGTCGCGCGAATCGAGGTCGTGCGATCGGTCAGCACCGAGACCTGCACGGAAGACGGCAGAGTTCCCTGCAGTTGCGGCAGCAACTTTTTCACCCGGTCGACCACTTCAATGACATTCGTCCCCGGCTGGCGCTGAATATTGACGATCACTGCCGGCGTCTCGTTCATCCAGGCCGCCTGTTTGGTATTTTCGACATCGTCGATCACCTCGGCGACTTCCGATAGTCGAACCGGCGCGCCATTGCGATACGCCACGATCAACGCCTTGTAGTCCTTGCCGGCGAATAACTGGTCCGTGGCATTGATGATCGAGGCGCGGCGCGGCCCGTCGAAACCGCCTTTGGCCTGATTGACATTGGCGGCCGCCACCACGACGCGGAGATCTTCCAGCGTCAATCCGTAGGCCGCCAGCGCGCGAGGATTCGCCTGAATGCGCACAGCCGGACGTTGGCCCCCGCTGATGCTGACGAGGCCGACACCGGACAATTGCGAGATCTTTTGCGCAAACCGGGTTTCCGCAAAATCACGCACCTGCGACAAGGGCAGCGTGGCCGAGGTCAAGGCCAGGGTGAGGATCGGCGCGTCGGCGGGGTTCACCTTGCTGTAGACCGGCGGCGCAGGAAGATCGCGAGG
It contains:
- a CDS encoding multidrug efflux RND transporter permease subunit, with translation MNPSRPFIVRPVATVLTMIAILLAGALAYRQLPVSALPQVDYPTIQVLTFYPGAGPDVMTSSITAPLERQFGQMPGLNQMTSSSSGGSSVVTLQFSLDIDLDVAEQEVQAAMNSAATFLPRDLPAPPVYSKVNPADAPILTLALTSATLPLSQVRDFAETRFAQKISQLSGVGLVSISGGQRPAVRIQANPRALAAYGLTLEDLRVVVAAANVNQAKGGFDGPRRASIINATDQLFAGKDYKALIVAYRNGAPVRLSEVAEVIDDVENTKQAAWMNETPAVIVNIQRQPGTNVIEVVDRVKKLLPQLQGTLPSSVQVSVLTDRTTSIRATVRDVQVELVLAVALVILVIFLFLRTLPATVIPAVAVPLSLIGTFGVMYLMEFSLNNLTLMALTISTGFVVDDAIVMIENIARYIERGESPFQAALKGSKQIAFTILSLTVSLIAVLIPLLFMGDVVGRLFREFAVTLSITILISALVSLTLTPMMCARLLRERREEQPGPLSRASQRMLDRIISGYGNSLQWVLRRQQATLLVTAATLLVTVALFVLIPKGFFPLQDTGVILGITEGPQTVSFGTMAERQQALARVILEEPAVESLTSFIGVDGTNTTLNSGRMYINLKPLGERLGGAGDIIRRLESRVADVDGITLHMQPVQDLTVEDRVSRTQFQYTLEDADPEELSRWAPKLLDSLQLRPELRDVSSDQLNQGLASLVEIDRNTASRMGITPQLITDTLYDAFGQRQVSTMFTQLNQYRVILEVMPEFQKGPEALQALEVRGTGGSVPLNVFTRVTDITVPLVISRQGQFPAVTISFNLAPNGSLGAAVEAIRHVTQELGLPASIRGSFQGAAQAFQNSLEHEPLLILAALITVYIVLGILYESYIHPLTILSTLPSAGVGALLALMLFRMEFSIIALIGIILLIGIVKKNAIMMIDFALDAERNEGKAPEQAIYEAGLLRFRPIMMTTMAALFGALPLAMGAGVGSELRRPLGLAIVGGLVLSQLLTLYTTPVVYLALDRLAARFRRGPAPVSVGEAVPIGPP